A region of Thermoanaerobaculia bacterium DNA encodes the following proteins:
- a CDS encoding response regulator — protein sequence MKTILIADDLPAHLDLLEVILQRADCRLVRAEDGIAALRLAREEKPDLVYLDIEMPGMNGGEVCRLLKADPERRRVPVVLVSSHGRREFAMKCGADQFLGKPVDEPTLLGTLEAFLRLQARGEKRLSVEWPVTFWREGSSHSGRMLDVSRTGFFVECRRPQSIGSRLAIAFPLPEPDAGEERMFVGEAIVVRWEAAPRSGMGCRFFRTTLAGRTALERHLAAGE from the coding sequence GTGAAGACCATCCTGATCGCCGACGACCTTCCGGCGCATCTCGACCTCCTCGAGGTGATCCTCCAGCGCGCCGATTGCCGGCTCGTGCGCGCCGAGGACGGGATCGCGGCGCTCCGCCTCGCCCGCGAGGAGAAGCCGGACCTGGTCTACCTCGATATCGAGATGCCCGGGATGAACGGCGGCGAGGTCTGCCGGCTGCTCAAGGCCGATCCGGAGCGCCGCCGCGTCCCGGTCGTGCTCGTCTCGTCGCACGGGCGCCGGGAATTCGCGATGAAGTGCGGCGCCGACCAGTTCCTGGGCAAGCCCGTCGACGAGCCCACGCTTCTCGGCACGCTCGAGGCCTTTCTTCGCCTCCAGGCGCGCGGCGAGAAGCGGCTTTCCGTCGAATGGCCGGTCACCTTCTGGCGGGAGGGGTCCTCCCATTCGGGCCGCATGCTCGACGTCTCCCGAACGGGATTCTTCGTCGAGTGCCGGCGCCCGCAGTCGATCGGCTCGCGCCTGGCGATCGCCTTCCCGCTCCCCGAGCCGGACGCGGGCGAGGAGCGGATGTTCGTCGGCGAGGCGATCGTGGTTCGCTGGGAGGCGGCCCCGCGGTCGGGGATGGGATGCCGGTTCTTCCGCACGACGCTCGCCGGGCGAACGGCGCTCGAGCGCCATCTGGCCGCCGGCGAGTGA
- a CDS encoding dCMP deaminase family protein gives MTTRVDWHTYFMNIARQAATRSTCPRKHVGAVIVRDKTILSTGYNGSLPGLPHCEDVGCMMEDGHCVATVHAEANAVLQAAKNGVAIAGGELYTTASPCWPCFKLLATSGIRRIYYGEFYRDQRSLEVAKQAGVELVSLETEPAA, from the coding sequence ATGACCACGCGAGTCGACTGGCACACCTATTTCATGAACATCGCCCGCCAGGCGGCGACGCGCTCGACCTGCCCGCGCAAGCACGTCGGCGCGGTGATCGTGCGGGACAAGACGATCCTCTCGACCGGCTACAACGGCTCGCTTCCCGGGCTTCCGCATTGCGAGGACGTCGGCTGCATGATGGAGGACGGGCACTGCGTGGCGACGGTGCACGCCGAGGCGAACGCGGTCCTGCAGGCGGCGAAGAACGGCGTCGCGATCGCGGGAGGCGAGCTCTACACGACGGCGTCCCCTTGCTGGCCCTGCTTCAAGCTGCTCGCGACGTCGGGGATCCGGCGGATCTACTACGGGGAGTTCTACCGGGACCAGCGCTCGCTCGAGGTGGCGAAACAGGCCGGGGTCGAGCTCGTCTCGCTCGAGACCGAGCCCGCGGCCTGA
- a CDS encoding beta-ketoacyl-[acyl-carrier-protein] synthase family protein, with translation MSDRRVVVTGLGAVTSLGGSVASTWRGLLAGECGIRRLTLFDPAAYRTQTAAQIDEIADDFIDPSRRRRMSRADRIGIVAAREAIESSGLDLGREDPSRIGVILGGGVSGLMDSEANFERMLSGKIARPSRFLNHQPDAITDRLSEFFGLRGIKSTITTACSSSAVSMGYAFDAIRQGLADVVLTGGSDVLARLTYGGFNSLRSVDPDPCRPFDRNRKGLSIGEAAGILVFEEAGRARRRGAPILAEFRGYGATSDAYHMTAPEPSGRAGARTIAAALASARLNAEDVDYVNAHGTATPANDSAETNAMKAALGDRARTIPVSSTKSMIGHALCAAGGIEGVISVLALRDQVAPPTIHLEDPDPACDLDFVTEGARPVAIGAVLSSSFAFGGNSAVVAFSAFEPGRAA, from the coding sequence ATGTCGGATCGCCGCGTCGTCGTCACCGGCCTGGGCGCCGTGACTTCCCTCGGCGGGAGCGTCGCGTCGACGTGGCGGGGCCTCCTCGCGGGGGAATGCGGGATCCGCCGGCTGACCCTCTTCGACCCGGCCGCGTACCGCACGCAGACCGCCGCCCAGATCGACGAGATCGCCGACGACTTCATCGACCCGTCGCGCCGGCGCCGCATGTCGCGCGCGGACCGCATCGGAATCGTCGCCGCGCGCGAAGCGATCGAGAGCTCCGGTCTCGACCTCGGCCGCGAGGACCCGTCGCGGATCGGGGTCATCCTCGGGGGCGGCGTCTCCGGCCTCATGGACTCGGAGGCGAACTTCGAGCGGATGCTGTCGGGAAAGATCGCGCGGCCGAGCCGGTTCCTGAACCACCAACCCGACGCGATCACCGACCGTCTCTCGGAGTTCTTCGGTCTGCGCGGGATCAAGTCGACGATCACGACCGCCTGCTCCTCCTCCGCCGTCTCGATGGGCTATGCCTTCGACGCGATCCGGCAGGGGCTCGCGGACGTCGTCCTGACCGGCGGTTCCGACGTCCTCGCCCGCCTCACGTACGGCGGTTTCAACTCGCTCCGGTCGGTGGACCCGGACCCGTGCCGCCCCTTCGACCGGAACCGCAAGGGGCTTTCGATCGGCGAGGCCGCCGGGATCCTCGTCTTCGAGGAGGCCGGACGAGCGCGCCGGCGGGGAGCGCCGATCCTCGCGGAGTTCCGGGGATACGGCGCCACGTCGGACGCGTACCACATGACCGCGCCGGAGCCCTCCGGACGGGCCGGGGCGCGGACGATCGCGGCCGCGCTCGCCTCCGCGCGCCTGAACGCGGAGGACGTCGACTACGTGAACGCCCACGGGACGGCGACGCCGGCCAACGACTCGGCCGAGACGAACGCGATGAAGGCGGCGCTCGGCGACCGCGCCCGGACGATCCCCGTCTCCTCGACGAAGTCGATGATCGGGCACGCGCTCTGCGCCGCCGGCGGGATCGAGGGCGTGATCTCGGTGCTCGCTCTGCGCGATCAGGTCGCTCCGCCGACGATCCACCTCGAGGACCCGGACCCGGCCTGCGACCTCGACTTCGTCACCGAGGGCGCGCGGCCCGTCGCGATCGGCGCGGTCCTCTCGAGCTCGTTCGCGTTCGGCGGCAACAGCGCGGTCGTCGCCTTCTCGGCGTTCGAGCCCGGTCGCGCCGCTTGA
- a CDS encoding beta-ketoacyl synthase N-terminal-like domain-containing protein, with protein MTAVVTGTGAVSALGRDTPTFLRRLRAGESAVRPMTDEERGAGQAGFVARIDAWTAQPEIAAMKARRLDRGSQYAVVASLEAARQSGFPLAERPDRAGIALGTGSAGSGALTEFIRVLLTESPEAAPPFHFPNTIANAPASQVSLELKFLGPNVTITQKDPSALNAAIYAAGCIEDGRAEAMIAGGVDEWNAWYSSAMDQMHALRGPRFPAGIAQGEGCFVLFLESEDVARARGARVLARFTGYAFAGSPCAPYAYAEDEGAAESAMRGALDRAGARAAAVDLVLLSRNGRPGLDAMECRVVDRLVGAPARRIAVKDAVGEMAAAGGAQLVAATWELADGTASTVLVNSFGAGGNFLSAVLEKP; from the coding sequence TTGACCGCCGTCGTCACCGGAACCGGCGCCGTTTCGGCCCTCGGCCGGGACACGCCCACGTTCCTGCGGCGGCTCCGCGCGGGCGAGTCGGCGGTGCGCCCGATGACCGACGAGGAGCGGGGCGCCGGCCAGGCGGGATTCGTCGCACGGATCGACGCCTGGACCGCGCAGCCGGAGATCGCCGCCATGAAGGCGCGGCGGCTCGACCGAGGCTCGCAGTACGCCGTCGTGGCGAGCCTCGAGGCGGCGCGGCAGAGCGGCTTCCCGCTGGCGGAGCGCCCGGACCGCGCCGGCATCGCTCTCGGGACCGGTTCGGCGGGTTCGGGGGCGCTCACGGAGTTCATCCGCGTGCTCCTGACGGAGTCGCCGGAAGCGGCGCCGCCGTTCCATTTTCCGAACACGATCGCCAACGCTCCCGCCTCCCAGGTCTCGCTCGAGCTGAAGTTCCTCGGCCCGAACGTCACGATCACCCAGAAGGACCCGTCGGCGCTCAACGCCGCGATCTACGCGGCCGGCTGCATCGAGGACGGCCGCGCGGAAGCGATGATCGCCGGCGGCGTCGACGAGTGGAACGCGTGGTATTCCTCGGCGATGGACCAGATGCACGCGCTGCGCGGCCCCCGGTTTCCAGCGGGGATCGCACAGGGAGAAGGGTGTTTCGTCCTCTTCCTCGAGAGCGAGGATGTCGCGCGGGCCCGCGGGGCGCGCGTCCTCGCCCGCTTCACCGGCTACGCGTTCGCCGGATCCCCGTGCGCGCCGTATGCGTACGCGGAGGACGAGGGTGCGGCGGAGTCGGCGATGCGCGGCGCGCTCGATCGCGCCGGCGCGCGCGCGGCCGCGGTCGACCTCGTCCTGCTGTCCCGCAACGGCCGCCCGGGGCTCGACGCGATGGAATGCCGCGTCGTCGACCGGCTCGTCGGCGCCCCCGCCCGCCGGATCGCCGTCAAGGATGCGGTCGGCGAGATGGCCGCCGCCGGAGGCGCGCAGCTCGTCGCCGCGACGTGGGAGCTCGCCGACGGCACCGCCTCGACCGTGCTCGTCAATTCCTTCGGGGCCGGGGGGAACTTCCTTTCCGCCGTACTGGAGAAGCCGTGA
- a CDS encoding thioesterase family protein encodes MSVRRAGSPPLRGFRLRLPVRFSECDLYGVVWHGRYAVYLEELRNAVCARFDWSVLTAREAGYLIPVTRMEIAYHAPARFGTKLAITGRLRPPEVARLVFDYEICDDAGGRLTSATTEQVVTRLDGELLVSLPRPFRDLAAAILAGQDDAAARDF; translated from the coding sequence GTGAGCGTCCGGCGCGCCGGCTCCCCTCCGCTGCGCGGATTCCGGCTGCGTCTCCCCGTGCGCTTCTCGGAATGCGACCTCTACGGCGTCGTCTGGCACGGCCGGTACGCCGTGTACCTGGAGGAGCTGCGCAACGCCGTCTGCGCCCGCTTCGACTGGAGCGTCCTGACGGCGCGCGAAGCGGGATACCTGATCCCGGTCACGAGAATGGAGATCGCCTATCACGCTCCGGCGCGGTTCGGGACGAAGCTCGCGATCACCGGACGCCTGCGTCCCCCCGAGGTCGCCCGCCTCGTGTTCGACTACGAGATTTGCGACGACGCGGGCGGGCGCCTCACGTCCGCGACGACCGAGCAGGTCGTCACGCGTCTCGACGGCGAGCTGCTGGTCTCTCTTCCCCGCCCGTTCCGCGACCTCGCCGCGGCGATCCTGGCCGGACAGGACGACGCCGCGGCGCGCGATTTTTGA
- a CDS encoding HAMP domain-containing sensor histidine kinase: protein MNAQRGFARRLLAVAVVSGALFLLVVGLFSLLIFRSLSSRLTESVLAESRADAESIARRLAKGNAPPLRVSETTRATDLYLHSVLQEKRTVEYITVTDREGRRLFEGRAEGRRTFVDEPPTPALDLPDGTGRRSTQTSRDYDIAVPIENIGFLHVGVSKDAVASRLETLRAGLARKTAFAALAALAALAATDVFVWRLLERNRRLEEARLEDRRLSELGTVAAGLAHEIRNPLHSLGLTLQNLEERFPFEEERFAGARSEVRRLDRLVSDFLLYARPLPLHAEEIALPAFLREACALASMEGRQKGVAVELGPVADATVRWDAGKMRQVLWNVLRNGIEACAGVPPERRRVLLEGAEEEGGTVIVRVRDEGEGIPAAVLAEIPALFRTTRKGGTGLGLMVASRIVKEHGGTLVIDSREGAGTNVRITLPREAPVAGAGPGTVSA from the coding sequence GTGAACGCCCAACGCGGGTTCGCCCGACGTCTCCTCGCCGTCGCCGTCGTTTCGGGGGCGCTCTTCCTCCTCGTCGTCGGGCTCTTCTCGCTCCTGATCTTCCGGTCGCTCTCGTCGCGGCTGACCGAGTCGGTCCTCGCGGAATCGCGCGCCGACGCCGAGTCGATCGCCCGGCGGCTCGCGAAAGGAAACGCCCCTCCGCTCCGCGTTTCGGAGACGACCCGGGCGACGGATCTCTACCTCCATTCCGTGCTCCAGGAGAAGCGGACGGTCGAATACATCACGGTGACCGACCGCGAAGGCCGGCGGCTCTTCGAGGGAAGGGCCGAGGGACGCCGGACGTTCGTCGACGAGCCTCCCACGCCGGCGCTCGACCTTCCCGACGGGACCGGCCGACGCTCGACGCAGACGTCGAGGGACTACGACATCGCGGTCCCGATCGAGAACATCGGGTTCCTCCACGTCGGCGTCTCCAAGGACGCGGTCGCTTCGCGGCTCGAGACGCTGCGCGCCGGCCTCGCGCGAAAGACGGCATTCGCCGCGCTGGCGGCGCTCGCCGCGCTCGCCGCCACCGACGTGTTCGTCTGGCGTCTGCTCGAGCGCAACCGGCGCCTGGAGGAGGCGCGGCTCGAGGATCGCCGCCTTTCCGAGCTCGGTACCGTCGCGGCGGGCCTGGCGCACGAGATCCGGAACCCCCTTCACTCCCTCGGACTCACGCTCCAGAACCTCGAGGAACGGTTCCCGTTCGAGGAAGAGCGGTTCGCGGGCGCCCGCTCGGAGGTGCGGCGGCTCGATCGGCTCGTCTCCGACTTCCTTCTGTACGCGCGGCCCCTGCCGCTCCACGCCGAGGAGATCGCGCTGCCCGCGTTTCTGCGGGAGGCCTGCGCCCTCGCGTCGATGGAAGGGAGACAGAAGGGCGTCGCCGTCGAGCTCGGGCCCGTCGCCGACGCCACCGTGCGGTGGGACGCGGGAAAGATGCGGCAGGTCCTCTGGAACGTCCTGCGAAACGGGATCGAAGCGTGCGCCGGCGTTCCCCCGGAGCGCCGGCGAGTGCTCCTCGAAGGCGCCGAGGAGGAGGGCGGGACCGTGATCGTGCGGGTGCGCGACGAGGGGGAAGGGATCCCCGCGGCGGTTCTCGCGGAAATCCCCGCGCTCTTCCGCACGACGCGCAAGGGAGGCACCGGCCTGGGCCTCATGGTCGCGAGCCGGATCGTGAAGGAGCACGGCGGGACACTCGTGATCGATTCGCGCGAAGGCGCCGGGACGAACGTCCGGATCACGCTCCCGCGCGAGGCCCCCGTCGCGGGAGCGGGCCCGGGGACCGTGAGCGCGTGA
- a CDS encoding sigma 54-interacting transcriptional regulator, with product MEVRKKTGEAEVRRVTGPLVTIGASSGNQVVVRARGVSGRHARIVEKDSGYFLDVFRGVEPVLVNGKETLGGPLGIGDRITIGEAAITLLAGRPAGRITPVAETETASESEAVPASSRQTAQVPTAAPAGFSETEYRGLRLDIFRRLKRETDIESAAREVARFLSEELGPEEWAVGILEPDGAFRRLASTFREAFEFPVRIAEDLRRAMGPVRIDQEGGPLAVFASPGKSADRKVVLAARETLRLPPRAAAFVEEVAQLADLAWSSVGVPAGEPAPTPAPSLEPPREVEIVAASDVMRRLMLDLPRIARSKAPVLISGEVGTGKDLIAAAIHRQSDAAPGPFVVVDCSSMNRLEEEIFGRPAAARGDRRRGGRIEDAAGGTLVLNEVGYLPQGAQSRLLDTMTALASEEGTRGRIRWIATTSSNLLPAVESGGFRRDLYFRLAVLTVRLPSLAEVREDIPALFEHFARQHAPAGLGSIEPDALNALLTYRYPGNARELENEVIRLAAISGPHDPIVLERLDPKFREAEAGLVLHEVDDLKKIVESVERQVIDRVMRKVEGNQSKGAELLNISRGSLIAKMAEFGIRDYRYLRRERKRNTA from the coding sequence TTGGAAGTCCGCAAAAAGACCGGCGAAGCGGAAGTTCGGCGCGTCACGGGTCCTCTGGTGACCATCGGCGCGTCATCGGGTAACCAGGTGGTCGTCCGGGCGCGCGGCGTCTCCGGGCGGCACGCGCGGATTGTCGAAAAAGACAGCGGTTACTTTTTGGACGTTTTCCGGGGCGTCGAGCCGGTCTTGGTCAACGGGAAGGAGACGCTCGGCGGGCCGCTCGGCATCGGGGACCGGATAACGATCGGCGAGGCGGCGATCACCCTCCTGGCCGGCCGCCCGGCCGGAAGGATCACGCCCGTCGCGGAAACGGAGACGGCTTCGGAATCCGAGGCCGTGCCGGCTTCGTCCCGGCAGACCGCCCAGGTGCCGACCGCGGCGCCGGCGGGCTTCTCCGAGACCGAATATCGCGGGCTGCGCCTCGACATTTTCCGGCGGCTCAAGCGCGAGACCGACATCGAGAGCGCGGCCCGAGAGGTCGCGAGATTTCTCTCCGAGGAGCTCGGCCCCGAGGAATGGGCCGTCGGGATCCTCGAGCCGGACGGCGCTTTCCGGCGCCTCGCCTCCACTTTCCGGGAGGCGTTCGAGTTCCCCGTCCGCATCGCCGAAGACCTGCGGCGCGCGATGGGACCCGTGCGGATCGACCAGGAGGGAGGCCCGCTCGCCGTCTTTGCGTCGCCCGGCAAGAGCGCGGACCGGAAAGTGGTCCTCGCCGCGCGCGAGACGCTCCGCCTACCGCCGCGCGCCGCCGCGTTCGTCGAGGAAGTCGCGCAGCTCGCCGATCTCGCCTGGTCCTCGGTCGGCGTCCCCGCCGGGGAGCCGGCGCCGACGCCCGCGCCTTCCCTCGAGCCTCCCCGGGAAGTCGAGATCGTCGCGGCCTCCGACGTGATGCGCCGGCTCATGCTCGATCTCCCGCGCATCGCCCGGTCGAAGGCGCCGGTGCTCATCTCCGGCGAGGTGGGGACGGGCAAGGACCTGATCGCGGCGGCGATCCACCGACAGAGCGACGCGGCTCCCGGCCCCTTCGTCGTCGTCGACTGCTCGTCGATGAACCGACTCGAAGAGGAGATTTTCGGGCGACCCGCGGCCGCGAGGGGAGACCGGCGCCGCGGCGGCCGGATCGAAGACGCCGCGGGCGGAACGCTCGTACTCAACGAGGTCGGCTACCTTCCGCAGGGCGCGCAGTCGCGGCTCCTCGACACGATGACGGCGCTCGCCTCGGAGGAGGGCACGCGCGGACGGATCCGCTGGATCGCGACGACCTCGAGCAACCTCCTCCCGGCCGTCGAGAGCGGCGGGTTTCGCCGCGACCTCTACTTTCGCCTCGCCGTGCTCACCGTCCGGCTTCCGTCGCTCGCGGAGGTTCGCGAGGACATCCCGGCGCTCTTCGAGCATTTCGCGCGGCAGCACGCCCCGGCCGGCCTGGGGTCGATCGAGCCCGACGCGTTGAACGCGCTCCTCACCTACCGGTATCCGGGCAACGCGCGCGAGCTCGAGAACGAAGTGATCCGGCTCGCGGCGATCTCGGGTCCCCACGATCCGATCGTCCTCGAGCGGCTCGACCCGAAGTTCCGCGAAGCGGAGGCCGGTCTCGTGTTGCACGAAGTCGACGACCTGAAGAAGATCGTCGAGTCAGTCGAGCGGCAGGTGATCGACCGCGTCATGAGGAAGGTCGAAGGGAACCAGAGCAAGGGCGCCGAGCTCCTGAACATCTCGCGCGGTTCACTGATCGCGAAGATGGCGGAGTTCGGGATTCGGGATTACCGGTATCTGCGCCGCGAGCGCAAACGCAATACCGCATAG